One window from the genome of Synergistetes bacterium HGW-Synergistetes-1 encodes:
- a CDS encoding dihydroorotate dehydrogenase produces the protein MFKIVSKQKIAPKEFDIWVEAERIAKHAKAGQFVVLRVDDQGERIPLTIADYDKEKGLIRLIFQVVGKTTAAMSCLNVGDSIKDISGPLGTPSEVEKFGTVLMVGGGVGIAALYPIIKELKLAGNKVITILGGRTSDLVIMKEECAKYSDELIITTDDGSEGMKGVVTEAMKMVVERGEKIDRCWCIGPSIMMKFGTKAAAQLGLPITVSLNPLMLDGTGMCGCCRVTVDNKIFFACVDGPEFDGHKVNWDEFMSRLRQYKDEEKISMDKFEAEVGEPSWQ, from the coding sequence ATGTTCAAGATCGTTTCAAAGCAAAAAATTGCACCCAAAGAATTTGACATATGGGTCGAAGCCGAGCGCATAGCCAAACATGCGAAGGCAGGCCAGTTTGTCGTTCTTCGCGTTGATGACCAGGGAGAAAGGATACCCCTTACTATCGCAGATTATGACAAGGAGAAGGGGCTTATCCGCCTTATTTTCCAGGTAGTAGGCAAGACCACTGCTGCAATGTCATGTCTGAATGTGGGAGACTCTATCAAGGATATATCCGGTCCCCTCGGCACTCCGAGCGAAGTTGAAAAATTCGGGACCGTCCTGATGGTCGGCGGTGGAGTCGGTATTGCCGCTCTCTATCCCATCATCAAAGAACTCAAGCTCGCAGGAAACAAAGTCATCACTATACTGGGCGGACGTACTTCTGATCTCGTAATAATGAAAGAAGAATGCGCAAAATACTCTGATGAGCTTATCATTACCACTGATGACGGTTCTGAGGGTATGAAGGGCGTTGTTACAGAGGCCATGAAGATGGTCGTTGAACGCGGAGAAAAAATTGACCGCTGCTGGTGCATAGGCCCCTCAATAATGATGAAATTCGGCACAAAAGCCGCGGCTCAGCTGGGCCTTCCTATAACTGTATCGCTCAACCCGCTGATGCTCGACGGAACAGGAATGTGCGGATGCTGCCGTGTTACAGTAGACAACAAGATCTTTTTCGCATGTGTTGACGGACCGGAGTTTGACGGGCATAAAGTGAACTGGGATGAGTTCATGAGCCGCCTGCGCCAGTACAAGGACGAAGAAAAGATCTCCATGGATAAATTCGAAGCTGAAGTAGGTGAACCGTCATGGCAGTAA
- a CDS encoding NrdH-redoxin, whose translation MEVKVYSTNTUPWCDKAKEYLSSLNVEYEVKTVTGDKAAAMELVKKTRQMGVPVIQIGEKYIVGFDQTKINETLKEAGLLK comes from the coding sequence ATGGAAGTAAAAGTATATTCTACCAACACCTGACCGTGGTGCGATAAGGCGAAAGAGTATCTTTCGTCGCTGAATGTTGAGTATGAGGTCAAGACCGTTACAGGAGACAAGGCAGCGGCAATGGAGCTTGTTAAAAAAACAAGGCAGATGGGAGTCCCTGTCATCCAGATCGGTGAAAAATACATAGTAGGCTTCGACCAAACCAAGATCAATGAAACACTTAAAGAAGCAGGTCTGCTGAAATAA
- a CDS encoding glucose-6-phosphate isomerase, with translation MDNLSICFHFGGALGREDISFSDFRKEHAVPCAEAADWLRETPANTDGHGWMDLPEIDTAEIKRTAEWLKGYDSIIHVGIGGSALGNLMLNQALLSEFRNSDGVSPKFYLADNPDPTKTRAIWEQVKGGSVALVGVSKSGATAETMSQFLWFRNEMIKLRGKAEDNILVITDPEKGIFRSFARNSGCRVIDLPASVGGRYSVLSAAGLVSASAVGIDIDALLLGAGKMKKYLLENDSIETNPAWVDSSLHFYHEKQGRPMTVIMPYSSRMAFFAEWFAQLWGESLGKKGMGTTPVRAVGAIDQHSQVQLYTEGPDDKLFTIINFKKHGEKVNVPPVDCEALKPLSYLDGAEIGNMLGLEAMSTAAAVAKTGHPLIWIETEKIDCKTLGALIFYYEYMTAMTGRMMGIDPFDQPGVEQGKKYTYGLMGRKGFEEDAAEAKDWFKKISDVSLEI, from the coding sequence ATGGATAACCTGTCGATCTGTTTTCATTTTGGGGGAGCCTTAGGTAGGGAAGATATTTCTTTCTCTGATTTCAGAAAAGAGCACGCTGTCCCCTGTGCCGAAGCTGCTGACTGGCTTAGAGAGACCCCTGCAAATACAGATGGCCACGGATGGATGGATCTTCCTGAAATAGATACAGCTGAAATAAAACGAACGGCTGAATGGCTGAAGGGCTATGATTCAATAATACATGTCGGCATCGGAGGTTCGGCGCTGGGCAACCTGATGCTGAATCAGGCTTTGCTGAGCGAATTCCGTAACTCAGATGGAGTTAGCCCAAAATTTTATCTTGCAGACAACCCTGACCCCACAAAGACGCGTGCCATCTGGGAACAGGTAAAAGGGGGAAGCGTAGCCCTTGTAGGCGTAAGCAAATCCGGGGCCACAGCAGAGACCATGTCTCAGTTTCTCTGGTTCAGGAATGAAATGATAAAGCTCAGAGGCAAGGCAGAGGATAACATACTCGTCATAACCGACCCTGAAAAGGGGATATTCCGTTCGTTTGCCCGCAATTCAGGATGCAGGGTCATAGACCTGCCGGCTTCAGTTGGCGGAAGGTATTCTGTTCTGTCTGCTGCAGGACTGGTAAGCGCCTCTGCAGTAGGTATCGATATAGATGCACTTCTGCTGGGTGCAGGGAAGATGAAAAAATATCTTCTTGAAAATGACTCAATAGAGACTAATCCAGCCTGGGTCGATTCATCTTTGCACTTTTACCACGAAAAACAGGGCAGGCCGATGACTGTCATAATGCCATATTCGAGCAGGATGGCTTTTTTTGCTGAATGGTTTGCCCAGCTCTGGGGCGAGAGCCTTGGAAAAAAGGGGATGGGCACGACTCCGGTTAGAGCTGTAGGTGCGATAGACCAGCATTCTCAGGTCCAGCTATACACAGAGGGACCTGACGACAAGCTCTTCACGATCATAAATTTTAAGAAACATGGTGAGAAGGTCAATGTGCCTCCGGTGGACTGCGAAGCGCTGAAGCCTCTTTCATACCTTGACGGTGCAGAAATCGGCAATATGCTCGGGCTTGAAGCCATGAGCACTGCAGCTGCTGTAGCCAAGACAGGACACCCTCTGATATGGATAGAGACAGAGAAGATAGACTGCAAAACCTTAGGTGCCCTGATATTCTATTATGAATATATGACAGCGATGACAGGCAGGATGATGGGGATAGATCCCTTTGATCAGCCGGGTGTGGAACAGGGTAAAAAATACACTTACGGCCTTATGGGACGCAAGGGATTCGAAGAGGATGCGGCAGAAGCAAAAGACTGGTTCAAAAAAATATCGGACGTCTCTCTTGAAATCTAG
- a CDS encoding sodium:solute symporter — protein sequence MSPLIYYLLAFGAYTISIILMTGQSFAWKETRLSFYLGGRRFSALPTTATFCATWMSPLSLVGYSMWLYSDGYVAFLASVNGWILGLLFFPFIVKRLRMKRVLSLPEWLEKTYGDKRVRKLVALTMVFLYTLYLVIQFRAFGIIVSYMLDIPSGFASTSLIYLFVLYTTFGGYISVVRSDMLNLLLIVLGVTVAAAFALPSGFSFATAANVFLMKGQLETVKSLSNAEIFSAFAIMLSWGLGVAGNPQYAVRILASRTEKDAYKMIAASPFIVGWIYICVTFFILVCRSYYPAIVNIEETLSFARLGQYLPAFASTFLLIGVIAAAVSTANSQLLLAACSLCYDLFPIKMEENKKESIVYYEDRFLVINRIAITVIASIALLLSHAGLPGYLMLGRISWTLVAICFFFPLFLPSWIINDKLFFVLSTALSVQCFLVFAAEISPENAMLAVLMLEALLFKMFKYSTFDNSRKTQNDPAGEEKDV from the coding sequence ATGTCTCCCCTGATATATTATCTGCTGGCTTTTGGCGCATACACTATCTCAATAATTTTAATGACAGGGCAGTCTTTTGCCTGGAAAGAGACAAGGCTTTCTTTTTATCTCGGAGGGCGAAGATTTTCCGCCTTGCCGACGACTGCGACTTTTTGCGCTACATGGATGAGCCCTCTCTCTCTGGTAGGATACAGCATGTGGCTGTACAGCGACGGGTACGTCGCATTTCTTGCCTCTGTCAATGGATGGATTCTGGGGCTGCTTTTCTTTCCGTTTATCGTTAAAAGGCTGCGTATGAAACGGGTACTTTCCCTTCCTGAGTGGCTGGAGAAAACTTATGGCGACAAGAGGGTCCGGAAACTGGTCGCCCTGACGATGGTATTCCTCTACACACTCTATCTTGTAATACAGTTCAGGGCTTTCGGCATAATAGTCTCCTATATGCTGGACATCCCCTCAGGCTTTGCATCGACCTCGCTCATATATCTTTTCGTGCTCTACACGACCTTTGGAGGCTACATCTCCGTGGTCAGGAGCGACATGCTCAACCTTTTGCTTATTGTGCTTGGCGTGACAGTGGCAGCAGCTTTTGCCCTTCCGTCAGGTTTTTCATTTGCAACTGCCGCAAATGTATTTTTGATGAAAGGCCAGCTTGAAACCGTAAAATCTTTAAGTAACGCTGAGATCTTTTCAGCCTTTGCAATAATGCTTTCGTGGGGTCTTGGAGTAGCCGGAAATCCCCAGTACGCGGTGAGGATACTTGCCAGCCGTACAGAAAAAGATGCATACAAAATGATAGCCGCTTCACCCTTTATCGTAGGATGGATCTATATTTGTGTGACTTTTTTTATTCTGGTCTGCAGATCCTATTATCCTGCTATAGTCAACATCGAGGAGACACTCTCGTTTGCAAGACTAGGTCAGTATCTTCCAGCCTTTGCCAGCACATTTCTGCTTATCGGCGTAATAGCTGCAGCTGTAAGCACAGCTAATTCTCAGCTTTTGCTTGCTGCGTGCTCGCTCTGTTATGATCTTTTCCCCATCAAAATGGAAGAGAATAAAAAAGAGAGCATTGTATATTATGAAGACCGGTTTCTTGTAATAAACAGGATAGCTATAACTGTAATAGCCTCTATTGCGCTCCTTTTGTCCCACGCAGGGCTACCGGGCTATCTGATGCTGGGACGCATAAGCTGGACTCTCGTAGCTATTTGCTTTTTCTTTCCGCTTTTCCTTCCCTCTTGGATAATCAATGATAAATTATTCTTTGTTTTGAGTACTGCGCTTTCAGTTCAATGTTTTTTGGTTTTTGCAGCAGAGATCAGCCCGGAAAATGCAATGCTTGCTGTTCTGATGCTTGAGGCGCTCCTTTTTAAAATGTTCAAATATTCAACTTTTGACAATAGCAGAAAAACACAGAATGATCCCGCGGGAGAGGAAAAAGATGTATAG
- a CDS encoding sigma-54-dependent Fis family transcriptional regulator, whose product MNIWIVDDEVNLANGLKRAFEKSGYSAKTVKTISELHQLLGAEIPALIFLDQRLPDGNGIDVLPAILKQYPRCKVILMTAFGDSRLVVRAIQEGAYNYLDKPFPLDAAKNMVEKAIESIRFRNQAEFLLSEGPNQLLGTSNEMHKVRDTIMKIARHQNITVLLQGESGTGKEVAARMIHHASNCKGDFVALNCSAIPESLLESELFGYHKGAYTGADTDKQGLIEIADKGTLFLDEIGDMPLSLQSKLFRFLDQRSFRPLGSTKEKNVSLNLICATCIDIEKHVREEKFRKDLFFRISVIPITIPPLRERDKDVLELASFYLAEFSKRLGKGANVFTDDVKDVFLTYWWPGNVRELRNLIERILILKDNSDNIVRLADLPAEMLEIQQQSMIGVSAGHLSGESLPHTMDRIEREMIVSALAKCMGSRTQTATELGISRFSLLRRMQRHGLE is encoded by the coding sequence ATGAATATATGGATAGTTGACGATGAGGTCAACCTTGCAAACGGGCTGAAAAGAGCTTTTGAAAAGAGCGGCTACAGCGCTAAAACGGTAAAAACGATATCAGAACTCCATCAGCTTCTTGGAGCTGAAATACCTGCGCTCATATTTCTGGATCAGCGTCTGCCTGATGGAAACGGAATAGACGTCCTGCCTGCAATTCTTAAACAGTACCCCAGATGCAAGGTCATCCTCATGACGGCCTTTGGTGATTCGAGACTGGTCGTGAGGGCCATACAGGAGGGGGCATACAACTACCTGGACAAGCCTTTCCCTCTTGACGCGGCGAAAAATATGGTAGAAAAGGCTATTGAATCGATAAGATTCAGGAATCAGGCAGAATTTCTCCTCTCAGAAGGTCCCAACCAGCTGCTTGGAACTTCAAATGAAATGCACAAGGTCAGAGATACGATCATGAAGATCGCCCGGCATCAGAATATTACAGTTCTCCTGCAGGGTGAAAGCGGAACCGGCAAAGAGGTAGCGGCAAGAATGATCCATCATGCGTCGAACTGCAAGGGTGATTTTGTTGCGCTGAACTGCTCTGCTATCCCTGAATCGTTGCTTGAATCGGAACTGTTCGGCTATCATAAAGGTGCATACACAGGCGCTGACACGGATAAGCAGGGCCTGATAGAAATTGCAGACAAGGGGACACTTTTCCTGGACGAGATCGGAGACATGCCTCTCAGTCTACAGAGCAAGCTTTTCAGGTTCCTTGATCAAAGATCCTTCCGGCCGCTGGGAAGCACCAAAGAAAAGAATGTCAGTCTTAATCTTATTTGCGCTACCTGTATAGACATTGAGAAACATGTCAGGGAAGAGAAGTTCAGAAAAGACCTTTTCTTCAGGATCTCAGTCATACCGATAACGATACCTCCGCTCAGGGAGAGAGATAAGGATGTGCTTGAACTTGCTTCTTTTTATCTTGCAGAATTTTCAAAAAGACTGGGAAAGGGGGCAAACGTCTTCACAGACGATGTAAAGGATGTGTTCCTGACCTATTGGTGGCCCGGCAACGTACGAGAACTGCGTAATTTGATCGAAAGGATACTGATCCTGAAGGATAACTCGGACAATATAGTTCGGCTTGCAGATCTCCCTGCAGAAATGCTTGAAATACAGCAGCAAAGCATGATCGGAGTTTCTGCGGGTCACTTGAGCGGCGAATCACTTCCGCACACTATGGACAGGATCGAACGGGAAATGATAGTATCTGCACTTGCCAAATGTATGGGAAGCCGTACTCAGACGGCAACGGAACTCGGCATTTCAAGGTTTTCACTCTTGAGAAGGATGCAGAGACACGGACTTGAATGA
- a CDS encoding allophanate hydrolase, which produces MSMSLYIKDPKYLTAGESCVVVEFADEIDRGANDAVMNLKKHLLTQKDIPIVECLPTYRSLAVYFDPTVVSADEVVNAAKSAPEFDGEDGQALFAEISIPVCYGGEYGPDIANVAEHAGITEEEVIKRHSSKSCHCYMIGFMPGFAYLGGMDESIATPRLTNPRTVINGGSVGIAGKQTGIYPIDSPGGWQLIGRTPLRLFTPEASRPTLIEAGYEVRFVPVTEEEYKKIEAEVAAGTYQPLITEAK; this is translated from the coding sequence ATATCAATGTCGTTGTACATCAAGGATCCAAAGTATCTTACAGCAGGGGAGTCCTGCGTTGTTGTCGAATTTGCCGATGAGATCGACCGCGGCGCCAATGATGCTGTGATGAATCTCAAAAAACATCTTCTTACACAGAAGGATATCCCTATAGTCGAGTGCCTGCCGACATACCGGTCATTGGCTGTCTATTTTGATCCGACAGTTGTCAGCGCAGATGAGGTAGTCAATGCGGCTAAGTCAGCTCCGGAATTTGACGGTGAAGATGGTCAGGCCTTATTTGCCGAGATATCTATTCCGGTCTGCTACGGGGGAGAATACGGGCCGGACATAGCTAACGTTGCAGAACATGCGGGGATAACGGAAGAAGAGGTAATAAAAAGACACAGCTCCAAGTCATGCCATTGCTACATGATAGGCTTCATGCCGGGCTTCGCTTATCTTGGCGGCATGGACGAGAGCATAGCGACACCCAGGCTGACCAACCCGCGTACAGTGATAAATGGCGGAAGTGTCGGGATAGCAGGAAAACAGACAGGGATATACCCGATAGACAGCCCGGGAGGATGGCAGCTTATCGGCCGGACTCCGCTGCGGCTGTTCACGCCTGAAGCTTCCCGCCCCACGCTGATCGAAGCAGGTTATGAAGTGCGCTTTGTTCCTGTTACTGAAGAAGAATATAAGAAAATTGAGGCCGAAGTGGCTGCGGGGACTTACCAACCCCTCATAACGGAGGCGAAATGA
- a CDS encoding KipI antagonist: protein MELIIKKAGMLTSVQDLGRWGYQSSGVPVAGAMDLPALRLGNAMLGNPEGSAALEVTLLGPEIEVKGSGAAVFAGADLGFSVNGKAVGSWRAVVLNDGDVITFKGPKGKGCRGNLCFAGGVYIPPVMNSCSTYIRAKIGGVEGRALKIGDVIKIGEPAALWKKLEGFCLPEDLDPAQDANAPLAIITGLQEDAFTEEGKKLLFESEYTITAESDRMGCRLEGAKIEHTEKGADIVSDAIPLGAVQIPGHGMPIIMLADRQTTGGYTKIGVLTPLSMEALVQKMPGSKVRFRRADVSEGVAEQMRIKEAVRRAKELRLSHVSRTHSEAPKPLSDHFALTVEGKRYEITCEEI from the coding sequence ATGGAACTGATCATTAAAAAAGCAGGAATGCTCACATCCGTGCAGGACCTGGGACGATGGGGATACCAGTCAAGCGGTGTCCCTGTGGCAGGGGCGATGGACCTTCCTGCCCTCAGGCTTGGAAATGCGATGCTTGGTAATCCGGAAGGCTCTGCCGCCCTTGAAGTGACTCTCCTTGGACCTGAAATTGAGGTAAAGGGATCCGGTGCAGCGGTCTTTGCAGGAGCTGACTTAGGGTTCAGCGTAAACGGCAAGGCAGTCGGCTCATGGCGGGCTGTTGTACTGAACGATGGAGATGTGATAACTTTTAAGGGACCGAAAGGGAAGGGCTGCAGAGGAAACCTCTGTTTTGCCGGCGGTGTTTATATCCCGCCCGTCATGAACAGCTGTTCAACGTATATACGCGCAAAGATCGGCGGAGTTGAGGGACGCGCTCTTAAAATCGGAGACGTTATTAAGATCGGGGAACCGGCGGCACTATGGAAGAAACTTGAAGGATTTTGTCTGCCTGAAGATCTGGACCCGGCACAGGATGCAAATGCTCCGCTTGCAATAATAACAGGACTCCAGGAAGATGCCTTCACTGAAGAAGGAAAGAAACTCCTTTTCGAATCTGAGTACACGATCACAGCTGAATCAGACAGGATGGGCTGCCGTCTGGAAGGTGCAAAGATCGAACACACCGAAAAGGGAGCGGACATCGTATCCGATGCAATACCGCTGGGAGCTGTGCAGATCCCCGGTCACGGAATGCCGATAATAATGCTTGCAGACCGTCAGACTACAGGCGGCTACACAAAGATCGGAGTACTTACGCCCCTTTCGATGGAGGCGCTTGTTCAGAAGATGCCGGGATCCAAGGTGCGTTTTCGCAGGGCCGATGTCTCTGAGGGTGTTGCAGAACAGATGAGGATAAAGGAAGCAGTGAGAAGGGCAAAAGAGCTTCGTCTTTCACATGTTTCCCGTACGCACAGTGAAGCTCCAAAACCTCTTTCCGACCACTTTGCACTGACTGTGGAAGGAAAGAGATACGAAATAACCTGTGAAGAGATTTAG
- a CDS encoding putative hydro-lyase, producing MTLPFDISPFRHASPKEMRELIRKGEWTHPTSGLCLSHVQANMIVLPKDWAYDFLVFAQRNPKPCPILDVTEPGDGEAKLIAPGSDVRTDIPRYRVWEDGVLKDEPTDVLKYWKDDLVAFLLGCSFSFEGALLEAGIPIRHIDCGCNVPMYITNRQCNPAGRLSGPMVVSMRPIKHAQVVRASLCTGRFPAVHGAPVHIGDPAALGIKDINRPEFGDPVEIREGEVPVFWACGVTPQAVVMNSKPPFAITHAPGHMFIADPKDSDYSTF from the coding sequence ATGACATTGCCGTTTGACATTTCTCCATTTCGCCACGCATCACCGAAAGAGATGAGGGAACTCATCAGAAAGGGAGAGTGGACACACCCGACATCGGGTCTGTGCCTTTCTCATGTACAGGCCAACATGATAGTCCTTCCAAAGGACTGGGCATATGATTTTCTTGTTTTTGCGCAGCGCAACCCCAAGCCATGCCCCATACTTGACGTGACAGAGCCGGGAGATGGCGAAGCAAAGCTTATAGCGCCTGGATCTGATGTCAGGACAGACATTCCCAGATACCGCGTTTGGGAAGACGGCGTACTCAAAGATGAACCTACCGATGTACTGAAGTACTGGAAAGATGATCTTGTAGCATTTCTCCTGGGATGTTCATTCTCATTCGAGGGCGCCCTCCTGGAGGCAGGCATCCCTATCCGCCACATAGATTGCGGCTGTAATGTTCCGATGTATATAACAAACAGGCAGTGCAACCCTGCCGGACGTCTCAGCGGACCAATGGTAGTCAGCATGAGACCCATCAAGCATGCACAGGTGGTCAGGGCCTCCCTCTGCACGGGGCGTTTCCCTGCAGTACACGGGGCTCCCGTACATATCGGAGATCCGGCAGCTTTAGGTATCAAGGATATAAACAGACCGGAATTTGGAGACCCAGTGGAAATAAGAGAAGGTGAAGTCCCTGTCTTCTGGGCATGCGGAGTAACTCCCCAGGCTGTGGTAATGAACAGCAAACCGCCTTTTGCGATAACACATGCTCCGGGACACATGTTCATAGCAGACCCAAAGGATTCCGATTACTCAACATTCTAG
- the ygeW gene encoding knotted carbamoyltransferase YgeW, translated as MDPFVKKLNELNFSDMYENDFFLTWEKSRDELDAVFTVADALRCLRENNISPKVFDSGLGISLFRDNSTRTRFSFASACNMLGLEVQDLDEGKSQIAHGETIRETSNMISFMADVIGIRDDMYIGKGNTYMHQVVDAVKEGYRDGILEQRPTLVNLQCDIDHPTQAMADMLHMIHESGGIEKLKGKKVAMTWAYSPSYGKPLSVPQGVVGLMTRMGMEVALAHPKGYEIMSEVEDIAKENARVSGGKFTKTNSMKEAFEGADFVYPKSWAPFKAMQKRTDLYGAGDHDGIRALEKELLAQNALHKDWECTEDMMKMTKDGNALYLHCLPADISGVSCEAGEVAASVFDRYRVPLFKQASFKPYVIASMIFLSKVSDPQKVLSALEEKSSPRKAL; from the coding sequence ATGGATCCCTTTGTTAAAAAACTGAACGAACTGAATTTTTCAGATATGTATGAAAATGATTTCTTCCTTACATGGGAGAAGAGCAGGGATGAACTCGATGCTGTTTTCACAGTGGCAGACGCTCTCAGGTGCCTCAGAGAAAACAACATCTCACCTAAAGTTTTTGACAGCGGCCTTGGAATATCTCTTTTCCGCGACAACTCCACAAGGACCCGCTTCAGCTTCGCCTCAGCATGCAACATGCTTGGACTGGAAGTCCAGGATCTTGATGAGGGCAAGTCACAGATAGCGCACGGCGAGACGATACGGGAGACTTCCAACATGATCTCATTCATGGCCGATGTGATCGGGATAAGGGACGACATGTACATAGGAAAAGGCAATACATATATGCACCAGGTCGTAGATGCTGTCAAAGAGGGATACAGGGACGGCATACTCGAACAGAGACCGACTCTTGTTAACCTCCAGTGCGATATAGACCATCCCACGCAGGCAATGGCTGACATGCTCCATATGATCCATGAGTCAGGCGGCATTGAAAAGCTTAAAGGCAAAAAGGTCGCGATGACATGGGCATACTCCCCCTCCTACGGCAAACCTCTCTCTGTCCCCCAGGGCGTAGTGGGGCTGATGACAAGGATGGGCATGGAAGTTGCACTTGCCCACCCGAAAGGCTATGAGATCATGTCTGAAGTCGAGGATATCGCAAAGGAAAACGCAAGGGTATCAGGCGGCAAGTTCACAAAGACCAACAGCATGAAAGAGGCATTTGAGGGAGCAGATTTTGTCTACCCCAAAAGCTGGGCTCCTTTCAAGGCTATGCAGAAGAGAACAGATCTTTACGGAGCGGGCGACCATGACGGGATCAGGGCTCTTGAGAAGGAACTCCTTGCTCAGAACGCTCTCCACAAGGACTGGGAATGCACCGAAGATATGATGAAAATGACGAAGGACGGAAACGCCCTTTACCTGCACTGCCTGCCTGCAGACATCTCGGGTGTCAGCTGCGAAGCAGGAGAGGTGGCCGCTTCTGTATTTGACAGATACCGCGTGCCTCTCTTCAAACAGGCAAGCTTCAAGCCGTACGTAATCGCTTCAATGATATTTTTGAGTAAGGTAAGTGACCCTCAGAAAGTTCTGTCAGCCCTCGAAGAGAAATCATCACCACGAAAGGCTCTCTGA
- a CDS encoding YgeY family selenium metabolism-linked hydrolase: MDFDAIKKAAEGYEKDMTKFLRDLIAIPGESCGEECVIKRIEKEMNDLGFDEVTIDGMGNILGYMGSGKTLIAYDAHIDTVGLGELSNWKFDPYRGYENETEIGGRGASDQLGGIVSSVYGAKIMKDLGLLSDKYRVLVTGTVQEEDCDGLCWQYIFNVDGIRPEFVVITEPTDGNIYRGQRGRMEIRVEVKGVSCHGSAPERGDNAIYKMADIIKEVQALNDRLHFDPFLGKGTLAVSEIFYNSPSRCAVADMAAISIDRRLTNGETWEMALEEISALPTVKKFNAAVSMYKYERPSWTELTYPTECYFPTWVIPEDHPATKAMVGSYMGMYGEPVVDKWTFSTNGVSVMGRFGIPCIGFGPGKEAQAHAPNEITWKADLVKCAAVYAALPTLYCDNNK, translated from the coding sequence ATGGATTTTGATGCCATTAAAAAAGCAGCAGAGGGCTATGAAAAAGATATGACAAAGTTTCTTCGCGACCTTATCGCTATTCCGGGTGAAAGCTGCGGGGAAGAGTGTGTGATAAAACGGATCGAAAAAGAGATGAATGATCTGGGGTTTGATGAGGTAACTATCGACGGGATGGGAAACATTCTCGGATACATGGGCTCGGGGAAGACCCTGATCGCATACGACGCTCACATTGATACCGTCGGGCTCGGAGAACTCTCAAACTGGAAATTTGATCCTTACAGGGGATATGAAAACGAGACAGAGATAGGCGGCAGGGGCGCTTCGGACCAGCTTGGCGGGATAGTATCTTCTGTATATGGAGCTAAGATCATGAAGGACCTTGGCCTGCTCTCCGACAAATACAGGGTCCTCGTTACAGGCACTGTTCAGGAAGAAGACTGTGACGGACTCTGCTGGCAGTATATATTCAACGTGGACGGCATCAGGCCTGAATTCGTTGTCATAACAGAACCCACCGACGGAAACATCTACCGCGGGCAGCGCGGACGGATGGAGATAAGGGTCGAGGTCAAGGGAGTATCCTGTCACGGATCGGCACCGGAGAGAGGCGACAACGCCATTTACAAGATGGCTGACATCATAAAGGAAGTGCAGGCACTGAACGATAGGCTGCACTTTGATCCGTTCCTTGGCAAGGGGACGCTTGCAGTATCAGAAATATTCTACAACTCCCCCTCACGCTGCGCTGTTGCAGACATGGCCGCGATATCTATCGACCGCAGGCTGACTAACGGAGAGACATGGGAGATGGCACTGGAAGAGATTAGTGCCCTTCCAACAGTAAAAAAATTCAATGCGGCAGTATCGATGTACAAATATGAGAGACCTAGCTGGACAGAGCTTACATATCCCACTGAGTGCTATTTCCCCACATGGGTGATTCCGGAAGACCACCCTGCGACGAAGGCAATGGTCGGATCATATATGGGGATGTACGGTGAGCCTGTTGTAGACAAGTGGACCTTTTCAACAAACGGAGTCTCTGTCATGGGCCGTTTTGGGATACCCTGCATCGGATTCGGACCCGGAAAAGAGGCACAGGCCCATGCACCCAACGAGATCACATGGAAGGCTGATCTCGTAAAGTGCGCCGCCGTCTATGCCGCACTGCCGACACTCTACTGCGATAACAATAAGTGA